A region from the Desulfuromonadales bacterium genome encodes:
- a CDS encoding type II toxin-antitoxin system VapC family toxin — MKHILVDTNFYVAFKRKQPSAVELLRQVEYIGMSTVVLGELLAGFRCGSREAENRRELDQFLDSPRVEILNIDEETADFYAEVFRALKEKGRPIPSNDLWIAAATLRHGLALATLDEHFQHIDGLLLTGI, encoded by the coding sequence ATGAAGCATATCCTGGTCGATACCAATTTTTACGTTGCCTTCAAGCGGAAACAGCCATCAGCGGTAGAGCTTTTGCGTCAGGTGGAATACATCGGGATGAGCACCGTGGTCCTCGGTGAACTGCTGGCCGGCTTTCGCTGTGGTAGCCGGGAAGCGGAGAATCGACGGGAACTCGATCAGTTTCTGGATTCGCCCCGGGTCGAGATTCTCAACATCGACGAGGAAACCGCGGATTTCTATGCCGAAGTATTCCGTGCTTTGAAGGAAAAAGGGCGGCCAATCCCCTCCAATGACCTCTGGATTGCTGCCGCCACCCTGCGGCACGGGCTTGCTCTCGCCACCCTGGACGAACACTTCCAGCATATCGACGGACTGCTGCTGACCGGCATCTGA
- a CDS encoding nuclease-related domain-containing protein — protein MEEEINADLFGLLMVPLMIFGLAMTQLYFGHIRATASTIVIYVLLALVIMLYLSRKLSLHLTRRNELRLGLEAEMAVGQELNHLMRDGYYVYHDFPAENFNIDHVAVGPGGVFAVETKGRFKPDKGRGKFDATVTFDGKMLQFPEWEERKFIEQARRQAVWLKQWLSSAIGESVDVRPALALPGWYVEQKAKSDVILYSGKSPQGWARAQGRGVLTENQIQRIKHQLEHRCRDVEPAAYRKVK, from the coding sequence TTGGAAGAGGAAATCAATGCCGATCTATTCGGCCTGCTCATGGTCCCATTGATGATTTTTGGCCTGGCCATGACCCAGCTCTATTTCGGGCACATCAGGGCGACTGCTTCGACCATCGTGATTTACGTTCTATTAGCCTTGGTTATCATGCTCTACCTCTCCCGCAAGCTCAGCTTGCATCTAACCCGTCGAAACGAGCTGCGCCTGGGCTTGGAAGCGGAGATGGCAGTCGGTCAAGAACTCAACCACCTGATGCGCGACGGCTATTACGTCTACCACGACTTCCCCGCCGAGAACTTCAACATCGACCATGTGGCCGTCGGCCCTGGCGGCGTCTTCGCCGTCGAGACCAAAGGGCGGTTCAAGCCCGACAAGGGGCGCGGTAAGTTCGACGCCACCGTGACCTTCGACGGCAAGATGTTGCAATTCCCCGAATGGGAAGAGCGCAAGTTTATCGAGCAGGCCCGTCGGCAGGCGGTCTGGCTAAAGCAGTGGCTTTCCAGCGCCATCGGCGAAAGCGTCGACGTCCGGCCGGCCCTGGCGCTGCCGGGGTGGTATGTCGAGCAGAAGGCGAAGAGCGACGTCATCCTCTACAGTGGCAAGAGTCCGCAGGGGTGGGCGCGGGCGCAGGGGAGAGGGGTGCTGACCGAAAACCAGATCCAACGGATCAAACACCAGCTGGAGCACCGTTGCCGCGACGTCGAGCCGGCGGCGTACCGCAAAGTCAAGTGA
- a CDS encoding HNH endonuclease yields VAETLEADSYKPAARDQGFRRIVVTTYDHRCTLCGVRIITPEGHTVVDAAHIIPWIRSKNDDIRNGMALCKLCHWAFDEGMMGVSDDYNVITSRQIAANPNVPGFLLTLSGRGIIGPPDRDIWPAQQYLAEHRRGWRL; encoded by the coding sequence TGGTCGCTGAGACGCTGGAGGCGGACAGCTACAAGCCAGCCGCCCGCGATCAGGGTTTCCGCCGCATCGTGGTCACCACCTACGACCACCGTTGCACCCTGTGTGGAGTGCGGATCATTACCCCTGAAGGGCACACCGTGGTCGATGCCGCCCACATCATCCCCTGGATCCGTAGCAAGAACGACGACATCCGCAACGGCATGGCGCTCTGCAAGCTCTGCCACTGGGCATTCGACGAGGGGATGATGGGCGTCTCCGACGACTACAACGTCATCACCTCGCGACAGATCGCCGCCAACCCGAATGTCCCCGGTTTCCTGCTCACCCTTTCCGGCCGGGGCATCATCGGCCCACCGGACCGCGACATCTGGCCCGCGCAACAGTATCTCGCCGAGCATAGGCGGGGGTGGCGGCTATAG